One Pseudodesulfovibrio sp. S3 DNA window includes the following coding sequences:
- a CDS encoding DUF3450 domain-containing protein — MLIRSTIAVALLLLSPISAKGAATPEEVHADLTRAVASEAEAQSKYVDWTDKKLEMSDEIRDMKAMDDWLGFQNKKYAKYIERQKVVIAELERRKEEAKRIRMELEPFLETVVDTLDGFVARDLQFLPEERQARIAFLHTSLDDYRLSLSEKLRRVFEALLVETEYGRNIATTTRELPIDGNPTRVSVFRLGRTALFYLAADGSAAGVWDKASSSWRPLSQEYARTLRRARDMAERKRAVELLDLPIGAAQ, encoded by the coding sequence ATGTTGATTAGAAGCACGATTGCAGTGGCTTTATTGCTGCTGTCACCAATTTCGGCAAAAGGGGCTGCAACCCCGGAAGAGGTCCATGCGGATCTGACCAGGGCCGTGGCGTCCGAGGCTGAAGCTCAGTCCAAATATGTCGACTGGACGGATAAGAAATTGGAGATGTCGGATGAAATACGAGACATGAAGGCCATGGATGACTGGCTCGGCTTTCAGAACAAGAAATACGCTAAATATATCGAAAGGCAAAAGGTGGTGATTGCAGAGTTGGAGCGGCGCAAGGAGGAGGCCAAAAGGATTCGCATGGAGCTTGAGCCTTTTCTTGAAACGGTTGTGGACACGCTTGACGGGTTCGTGGCCCGCGATCTGCAGTTCCTGCCGGAGGAGCGACAGGCGAGAATCGCCTTTCTCCATACCTCGCTTGACGACTACCGGCTCAGCCTGAGCGAAAAGTTGCGCAGGGTGTTCGAAGCCCTTCTTGTGGAAACGGAGTATGGTCGAAACATTGCTACAACCACCAGGGAGTTGCCGATAGACGGCAATCCAACCCGGGTTTCCGTTTTCAGGCTTGGCCGGACAGCTCTTTTCTACCTGGCGGCTGACGGGTCTGCCGCGGGGGTTTGGGACAAGGCCTCAAGTTCCTGGAGACCCCTGTCCCAGGAGTATGCACGCACCTTGCGCCGGGCCAGGGACATGGCGGAGCGAAAGCGTGCTGTTGAACTTCTTGACCTGCCCATAGGAGCCGCCCAATGA
- a CDS encoding MMPL family transporter: MLNISRINAVFHSYGVAIIRYRWVVFIAFFALAFAAAAGLPRLKTDVDQDKWFMEDDALLAAKDRMEHLFGNEDFCAALITVDDVFESENLRLLRQLGDELLDRVPYADDVLSLTDMEFTEGVSGGIRIADLVPENIPEDKGQLEAIRRKALSRKSLKGRLVSGDSTETWLILRLKNVPESVKQINGEESIMAIGHLFNEIVSQPQYTSLHPQATGLPVISAEKLDFFNKETPRLLGISLVFTTLILFFFLRSLRGVVFPLATVFCVMTMVFGLQGYLGIQTDPTVIFMPIFITLAVSIGYSIHLFNHFNDEFRKTGRRKESLVIAVEEVGWPLIFSALTTVAALLSFLLIPLRPIRWVGLTSASLVFLACLVVLTLLPALLSFGKDRECPSGEITVRETRMQRFMAWLADISLKRQGLYLFMLAVGIGACLVGVSRIEVSFDVLRSFGRKIPYVDRIYEVGQSQVGSLYSYNLALEFDAPGAAKDPENLKKFEMLVRDVDKLELTKKTTSLLQILKDLNQVMHEGDPEWYRLPESREMVAQLLLLYENAGGAEVERWIDYDYQRLKLQVEMGHYNSGEAARELKWIQQEAGRLFPDAHVVLTGAISQYTVMQEYVSYGQIRSFFIALVIVTILMMIVFGSIRIGIISMIPNVAPALVVGAIMGFADIPLDLVTVTIIPMLLGLAVDDTIHFINHSQLEFERCGKYVESNRRTFFAVGGALLMTTVVLTLSFSAYMASVVKIFVSMGFLVGAGLFSALAADFFITPVLLFKTKPFGKERMD; this comes from the coding sequence ATGCTTAACATAAGCAGGATCAATGCTGTTTTTCATTCATATGGCGTGGCTATAATACGCTATCGCTGGGTCGTATTCATTGCGTTCTTTGCATTGGCTTTTGCGGCGGCGGCAGGGCTTCCGCGTCTCAAGACCGATGTGGATCAGGATAAATGGTTCATGGAAGACGACGCGTTGCTCGCGGCCAAGGATCGGATGGAACATCTATTCGGCAACGAGGATTTCTGTGCGGCCCTGATCACGGTGGACGATGTCTTCGAATCGGAAAATCTTCGTCTTCTGCGGCAGCTTGGCGACGAACTCCTGGACAGGGTTCCGTATGCGGACGACGTGCTGTCCTTGACCGACATGGAGTTCACTGAAGGGGTGTCGGGCGGCATCAGGATTGCAGATCTTGTGCCGGAGAACATTCCCGAAGACAAGGGGCAGCTGGAGGCCATACGGCGCAAGGCTCTTTCAAGAAAATCATTGAAGGGCAGGCTGGTCTCCGGGGACAGCACCGAAACCTGGCTTATCCTGCGCCTGAAGAATGTGCCCGAGTCCGTCAAACAGATCAATGGCGAAGAGTCCATAATGGCCATTGGTCACCTCTTCAATGAGATTGTCAGCCAGCCCCAATACACTTCGCTGCATCCGCAAGCTACCGGCCTGCCGGTGATCTCTGCGGAGAAACTTGATTTTTTCAACAAGGAAACACCTCGCCTGCTGGGCATCTCACTTGTCTTCACCACTCTGATTCTCTTCTTTTTCCTTCGCAGTCTGCGTGGGGTCGTTTTTCCTCTTGCCACGGTCTTTTGTGTCATGACCATGGTGTTTGGCCTGCAGGGGTACCTCGGCATTCAAACCGACCCGACCGTCATATTCATGCCTATTTTCATAACCCTTGCCGTGTCCATCGGGTATTCCATTCACCTTTTTAACCACTTCAATGACGAATTCAGGAAAACCGGTCGAAGAAAGGAGTCTCTGGTCATTGCCGTTGAAGAGGTCGGGTGGCCGCTCATATTCAGTGCTCTGACGACCGTTGCGGCGCTGCTTTCCTTCCTGTTGATACCGTTGCGTCCCATTCGCTGGGTAGGTCTCACTTCCGCCTCATTGGTATTCCTGGCCTGCCTGGTGGTTCTGACGCTGCTTCCCGCATTGCTCAGTTTCGGCAAGGACCGTGAGTGCCCCTCCGGCGAAATTACTGTTCGTGAAACCCGTATGCAACGATTCATGGCATGGTTGGCAGACATCTCCCTCAAGCGGCAGGGATTATATCTTTTCATGCTGGCGGTCGGTATTGGTGCTTGCCTCGTGGGTGTGAGTCGGATCGAGGTTTCGTTTGATGTCCTCAGGAGTTTTGGCCGCAAGATTCCGTATGTGGACCGAATCTACGAGGTCGGACAATCGCAGGTCGGCTCGCTTTATTCATATAATCTGGCCCTGGAGTTTGATGCGCCCGGTGCGGCAAAAGATCCGGAGAATTTAAAGAAATTCGAAATGTTGGTGAGGGATGTTGACAAGTTGGAGTTGACCAAGAAGACAACGTCCCTGTTGCAGATACTCAAGGATCTCAATCAGGTCATGCACGAGGGTGATCCCGAGTGGTACCGGTTGCCCGAGAGCCGGGAGATGGTGGCGCAGTTGCTTCTTCTTTATGAAAATGCAGGCGGAGCCGAGGTCGAGCGTTGGATTGACTACGACTATCAACGGCTCAAGCTGCAAGTGGAGATGGGGCATTACAATTCCGGTGAAGCGGCCCGGGAGCTCAAATGGATACAGCAGGAGGCGGGGCGGCTTTTCCCGGACGCGCATGTGGTGCTGACCGGGGCAATATCACAATACACGGTCATGCAGGAATACGTTTCCTACGGGCAGATAAGATCCTTTTTCATTGCGCTCGTCATTGTCACCATCCTCATGATGATCGTCTTTGGCAGTATCCGCATCGGGATCATCTCCATGATTCCCAACGTTGCCCCTGCCCTTGTGGTCGGAGCGATCATGGGGTTTGCGGATATTCCTCTCGACCTTGTCACCGTCACAATCATCCCAATGCTGTTGGGGTTGGCGGTCGACGACACGATCCATTTTATCAACCACAGTCAGTTGGAATTCGAACGTTGCGGCAAGTATGTCGAGAGCAACCGGCGGACCTTCTTTGCTGTTGGCGGGGCCCTGCTCATGACAACGGTCGTACTGACCTTGAGCTTCTCGGCGTACATGGCTTCGGTTGTAAAGATCTTCGTCAGCATGGGGTTTCTGGTCGGCGCAGGACTGTTCTCCGCCCTTGCCGCCGATTTTTTCATCACGCCGGTGTTGCTGTTCAAGACCAAGCCCTTCGGAAAGGAGAGGATGGATTGA
- a CDS encoding DUF1302 family protein, translated as MKLVSLVAVLVVIMVSDACAEIAESWTDRLDLSGWIETIQSRGVYAPHESITSRARMRLNLDADFEYVYASISADAEKNWKIGSKSGVDLHEFWLEHAESGWDLRLGRQTIIWGKADGVQITDVICPPDYTESITRDLDEIRMPVDAAKFRLLSSDMDMELIWIPVFEAAELPKGDNPWATKITWPAGTSVVTHAADEPDLAFENSEVALKVSTYRSGFDVSASAFYTWDDFAANHRVVTMSGGTPSITFSPKHHRMTVLGLDFSRPWSDFVFRCEIAGYLGRYFDTKLLDIQPKRKNSVKWLAGVDWTPGDDWSVIFQLFEEEILDYESVLSANQHDFTATLNISKKLLRQTLTLSCMVYFNVNDQDSFVRTKADYEMADGVHFLLGTDMFNGRQSGSYGQYHDNSQVWVKAKYSF; from the coding sequence ATGAAACTCGTGAGCTTGGTTGCCGTCCTGGTTGTCATAATGGTTTCCGACGCATGTGCCGAGATCGCTGAGAGCTGGACGGATCGGCTTGATTTGTCAGGATGGATCGAAACGATTCAATCCAGGGGAGTGTATGCCCCTCACGAATCAATTACGTCCCGCGCGCGGATGCGTCTCAATCTGGATGCGGATTTTGAGTACGTGTATGCAAGTATTTCTGCGGATGCGGAGAAGAACTGGAAGATAGGGTCCAAAAGCGGTGTGGATCTGCACGAGTTCTGGCTGGAGCATGCGGAATCCGGGTGGGACCTGCGGCTGGGAAGGCAGACGATCATTTGGGGCAAGGCGGACGGAGTGCAGATAACGGACGTGATTTGCCCGCCGGACTATACCGAGTCCATCACTCGTGATCTGGATGAAATCCGCATGCCTGTGGACGCTGCCAAATTTCGGTTGCTGAGTTCGGACATGGATATGGAGTTGATCTGGATTCCCGTTTTTGAAGCTGCTGAATTGCCCAAGGGGGACAATCCCTGGGCCACGAAAATAACATGGCCCGCAGGCACCAGCGTGGTCACCCATGCCGCAGACGAGCCTGATTTGGCGTTTGAAAACAGCGAGGTGGCCCTGAAGGTCTCAACGTACCGTTCAGGTTTCGATGTTTCGGCCTCGGCCTTTTACACGTGGGATGATTTTGCCGCGAACCATCGAGTTGTGACCATGTCTGGCGGGACGCCTTCGATCACGTTTTCACCGAAGCACCACAGGATGACGGTGCTGGGATTGGATTTTTCCCGTCCCTGGTCGGATTTCGTCTTTCGGTGCGAGATCGCGGGGTATCTGGGCCGGTATTTTGATACCAAGCTGCTCGACATCCAGCCCAAGCGCAAGAATTCCGTTAAATGGCTGGCCGGAGTAGATTGGACTCCGGGCGACGACTGGAGCGTGATCTTCCAGTTGTTCGAAGAGGAAATACTCGATTACGAGTCTGTCTTGTCAGCGAATCAGCATGACTTCACCGCCACGTTGAACATTTCAAAAAAACTCTTGCGGCAGACCCTGACCCTCTCTTGCATGGTCTATTTCAATGTCAACGATCAGGATTCGTTCGTCCGTACCAAGGCGGACTATGAGATGGCAGACGGGGTTCATTTTCTCCTCGGAACGGACATGTTCAATGGACGCCAGAGTGGCAGTTATGGCCAGTATCACGACAATTCCCAGGTTTGGGTCAAGGCAAAATACAGCTTCTAA
- a CDS encoding outer membrane lipoprotein-sorting protein: MWKLTVAAMVLFCALGVAPVMAGELSGHEIMTMVDDRPDGEDRTSVITMTLINKSGSKRVREVKSYSKDFGRDKKSVMVFCEPADVRKTAFLSWEYDDVDREEDKWLYMPAMKKTRRISGASRNEYFMGTDFTYDDMGKRNVDEDTHRLLGEESVMGHDCWKIESIPVDPEDMYTKRILWVDKEALVLVQAQYFDKDGLLKIFRALNIQKQNGFWTVLLSEMDNVSREHKTTMETAGVTYDTGLGDDLFRVSSIQRGRL; the protein is encoded by the coding sequence ATGTGGAAATTGACTGTAGCCGCTATGGTTCTTTTTTGTGCGCTGGGTGTTGCCCCGGTCATGGCCGGGGAATTGTCCGGCCATGAGATCATGACAATGGTGGACGACCGGCCGGATGGCGAGGACCGGACATCGGTCATAACCATGACCTTGATAAACAAGAGCGGCAGCAAGCGGGTGAGGGAAGTGAAAAGCTATTCCAAGGACTTTGGCAGGGACAAGAAGTCGGTCATGGTGTTTTGTGAACCTGCGGATGTCAGAAAGACGGCCTTTTTGTCGTGGGAGTATGACGACGTCGACAGGGAAGAAGACAAGTGGCTGTATATGCCGGCCATGAAAAAGACGCGGCGCATCAGCGGAGCTTCCCGAAACGAATACTTCATGGGTACGGACTTCACTTACGACGACATGGGCAAACGCAATGTGGACGAGGATACGCATCGTCTGCTGGGCGAGGAGTCCGTCATGGGTCACGATTGCTGGAAGATCGAATCCATCCCTGTGGATCCGGAAGATATGTACACCAAAAGAATTCTTTGGGTGGACAAGGAAGCCCTGGTGCTCGTCCAGGCCCAGTATTTTGACAAGGACGGGTTACTGAAGATTTTCAGGGCATTGAATATCCAGAAGCAGAACGGTTTCTGGACCGTGTTGCTTTCGGAAATGGACAATGTCAGCAGGGAACACAAGACCACCATGGAGACTGCCGGGGTGACCTATGACACCGGCCTTGGAGACGACCTTTTTCGTGTCTCCAGCATCCAACGGGGACGACTTTAG
- a CDS encoding DUF4198 domain-containing protein translates to MKRFLFTLCFVVFGTVSGAQAHSVWINNFYSDAHVPPHAMVSIGWGHALPMDDIPNSPNGRILLDSFEVIGPDLHRTALQKPSFEESKPSQNTSDFDVYPGDLAVQKIALKADSKPGVYQFSAVSKPTFYTQYLDKKGRQRLALKPRDEVKDIDKVLMSVKFQAFAKSYMTVKEWTQPAPLGHGLEIIPLTDLSNVHVGDLIQLKVLFNGEPVSSTAKSINYISASSPSFGQSDHFTLQSYIMEGLAQFRVQGSGQWMINTNLKDDVTKDGPLKDLYGKADQVYQAASLTFIVK, encoded by the coding sequence ATGAAACGTTTTCTTTTTACATTGTGCTTTGTGGTGTTCGGCACTGTGTCGGGCGCTCAGGCCCATTCGGTCTGGATCAACAATTTTTATTCCGATGCCCATGTTCCTCCCCATGCGATGGTTTCCATCGGTTGGGGGCATGCGCTGCCCATGGACGATATCCCGAACTCGCCCAACGGGAGAATTCTTCTCGACAGCTTTGAGGTGATAGGCCCGGATCTGCACAGAACCGCATTGCAAAAGCCTTCTTTCGAAGAAAGCAAACCGTCGCAGAACACAAGCGATTTCGATGTGTATCCCGGGGATCTCGCTGTCCAGAAGATCGCTTTGAAGGCGGACAGCAAACCCGGAGTCTATCAGTTCAGCGCAGTGTCCAAGCCGACATTTTATACACAATACCTTGACAAGAAAGGCCGTCAACGTCTGGCGCTCAAACCTCGCGATGAGGTCAAGGATATCGACAAAGTGCTCATGTCTGTTAAATTTCAGGCTTTTGCAAAGTCCTATATGACGGTGAAGGAATGGACTCAGCCCGCTCCGCTCGGTCATGGGTTGGAGATCATTCCGCTGACCGATCTGAGCAACGTGCATGTGGGTGACTTGATTCAACTCAAGGTGTTGTTCAATGGCGAACCTGTTAGCTCCACCGCCAAGAGCATCAACTACATCTCGGCCAGTAGCCCGAGCTTCGGCCAGAGCGACCATTTTACCTTGCAGTCCTACATTATGGAAGGCCTCGCCCAGTTCCGCGTGCAGGGCTCCGGCCAGTGGATGATCAACACCAATCTCAAGGACGACGTCACGAAGGACGGCCCCTTGAAGGATCTCTACGGAAAAGCCGATCAGGTGTACCAAGCCGCAAGTCTGACTTTTATCGTGAAATAA
- a CDS encoding TonB-dependent receptor: MDNSSRLSKTGGLQVFLLYGVTAVLLSVFALAVLPAGALASEEKESETGVVKLEAVKVTANKMEEDPMDVPQSITVIDEVEIQEKGIKSVADIIDTVPGMSFSKDHGIAVNFRGLNASMFTQNNPVTLFVDGVGYSGRYGFDTSLVNVERVEVLRGAQSTLYGKDAMGAVINVVTKDPTNEWLGKAGAEYGSMNYMKGFASANGPLVEDMLFLGFSAQYDRDQGWIKNDYPGMEEDANRERDKRLNGYILYTPNDDLRVRFAVQHNREKTYWGDEYAMPVGSSLDSFDADDAKHISYDVDTWTKTDNDAQSLRVEYAFNSFKLDSISTHRSQEIEGVYDSDHGDDPAYAGLIMYDNGETDSWGQEFRFSSVATTGFRWMCGIYADMEEFKKGPYGQQVAGAPAMDMDAHSRQHSRTKAAFGQVMVPLGESFELTLGSRFQSIHKDIDLKMYMNPVGAPPALFYSMNTDKTWNVLLPKAALSYSINDNWTSYLSYTHGYMPGGFNDFAMGGSDEDNTFEPEKSVSYEWGVKAGYDKFRMSAALFYMDIEDIHVYKTVGTMYVTDNAKKAHSQGFEFEATYMPTDTLELSGSFSIIKAKYDDYDTGTKKFDGEDIEQTPSHSVRLSAAYHDPSGFYTRADGRYFGSRSFQDNASASFTKADPYAVVDGKVGYRFSDFDVYAYVDNITNEKYVTAFRSNSMASIAGVSEPRTFGLGVLYNF, encoded by the coding sequence GTGGACAACAGTTCCAGGCTTTCGAAAACCGGAGGCCTACAGGTTTTTTTATTGTATGGGGTAACGGCGGTCCTTTTGTCCGTCTTTGCCTTGGCTGTCCTTCCCGCAGGTGCCCTGGCGTCCGAGGAAAAGGAATCGGAAACCGGCGTGGTCAAACTCGAAGCGGTCAAGGTTACGGCGAACAAGATGGAAGAGGACCCGATGGATGTGCCGCAGAGCATTACCGTCATCGATGAGGTGGAAATTCAGGAAAAGGGGATAAAAAGCGTTGCGGACATCATTGATACCGTGCCGGGCATGTCCTTTTCCAAGGACCATGGCATTGCCGTCAACTTCCGTGGCTTGAATGCCTCAATGTTTACCCAGAACAACCCCGTGACTTTGTTCGTTGATGGCGTCGGCTATAGCGGCCGCTATGGTTTTGACACGTCCTTGGTCAACGTGGAGCGGGTGGAGGTTCTGCGCGGAGCCCAGTCCACCCTGTACGGCAAGGACGCCATGGGTGCGGTTATCAATGTCGTCACCAAGGACCCGACCAATGAGTGGCTTGGAAAGGCTGGGGCGGAGTATGGCAGCATGAATTATATGAAAGGGTTCGCCAGTGCGAACGGCCCCCTTGTCGAGGACATGCTATTCTTGGGTTTCAGTGCACAGTATGACAGGGATCAGGGTTGGATAAAGAACGACTATCCGGGCATGGAGGAAGATGCCAACCGGGAGCGGGACAAACGGCTCAACGGCTATATCCTTTATACGCCCAATGATGATTTGCGAGTGCGGTTTGCCGTGCAGCATAATCGTGAAAAGACCTATTGGGGTGATGAGTATGCCATGCCTGTCGGTTCGAGTCTCGACTCCTTTGATGCCGATGATGCCAAGCATATCAGTTACGACGTCGATACATGGACAAAGACGGATAATGACGCCCAGAGTCTGAGGGTCGAATATGCATTCAACAGTTTCAAGCTGGATTCCATTTCAACGCATAGGAGCCAGGAGATTGAAGGAGTCTATGATAGCGACCACGGCGATGATCCTGCTTATGCCGGGTTGATCATGTATGACAACGGCGAGACGGATTCCTGGGGGCAAGAGTTCCGTTTCTCCAGCGTTGCAACCACGGGCTTCCGCTGGATGTGCGGCATCTATGCGGACATGGAAGAGTTCAAAAAGGGGCCTTACGGCCAGCAGGTGGCAGGTGCTCCTGCCATGGATATGGATGCCCATTCCAGACAGCACAGTCGGACAAAGGCGGCTTTTGGCCAGGTCATGGTGCCGTTGGGGGAAAGCTTTGAATTGACTCTGGGGAGTCGATTCCAGAGTATCCACAAGGATATCGACCTGAAAATGTACATGAATCCGGTCGGCGCCCCTCCTGCGCTCTTCTATTCCATGAACACGGACAAGACTTGGAACGTATTATTGCCCAAGGCTGCGCTTTCATACAGCATCAATGACAATTGGACCTCATACCTTTCGTATACCCACGGATACATGCCGGGCGGTTTTAACGACTTTGCCATGGGAGGGTCAGATGAGGACAACACTTTCGAGCCGGAGAAATCCGTAAGCTACGAATGGGGCGTGAAAGCCGGCTATGATAAATTCAGGATGTCGGCGGCCCTGTTCTACATGGATATCGAAGACATCCACGTCTACAAGACCGTAGGCACCATGTACGTGACGGATAATGCCAAGAAGGCCCACTCCCAAGGGTTCGAGTTCGAGGCAACGTATATGCCAACGGATACGCTGGAATTGAGCGGCTCCTTCAGCATTATCAAGGCCAAATACGACGACTACGACACCGGTACGAAAAAATTCGACGGTGAGGATATCGAACAGACGCCGTCACATTCCGTCCGTTTGAGTGCTGCCTATCACGATCCTTCCGGGTTCTATACCCGTGCGGACGGACGGTATTTTGGTTCGCGTTCGTTCCAGGACAATGCGAGTGCGTCGTTTACCAAGGCAGATCCCTACGCCGTTGTTGACGGCAAGGTCGGGTACCGTTTCTCGGACTTTGATGTCTACGCCTATGTCGACAACATCACCAACGAGAAATACGTCACAGCTTTCCGTTCAAATAGTATGGCAAGTATTGCCGGTGTTTCTGAACCCAGAACCTTCGGCCTAGGTGTCTTGTACAACTTTTAA